In the Piscinibacter sp. XHJ-5 genome, one interval contains:
- a CDS encoding amidohydrolase family protein, with translation MTGTVRKGFVRWAAAAAALLSMTWAPTAGAHDDADDRALRAAVEQAERRAPPGKRPIVETHIHFWQVTRPGGVPWPTPAEGPIFRDVLPPEYTAIARANGIVTAGIVEASGIVEDNQWILDLVRHDRFYSFFVGNLEIGASTFARDLARFARDPRFVGIRGYLTGPAEGITLSPAQLASLRDLARRGMTLDIISRGTKNPKDQVQALCTAVPDLRIIIDHLGGAKGPPPVDPTWELEIRRLADVCPNVHMKFSSFYDMYAPGDVVFPSPTDLASYKAHFDVLMTAFGADRLIWGSNWPVIGLHGTFEAQIAIAEEYLAPMGTEVRDKVMFKNALAFYRRHRPDRHHHE, from the coding sequence ATGACGGGCACAGTGAGGAAAGGCTTTGTGCGCTGGGCCGCCGCGGCGGCGGCATTGCTGAGCATGACCTGGGCACCCACGGCGGGCGCGCACGACGATGCCGATGACCGTGCGCTGCGCGCTGCGGTCGAGCAGGCCGAACGCCGGGCGCCTCCTGGCAAGCGGCCCATCGTCGAGACCCATATTCACTTCTGGCAGGTCACGCGACCCGGCGGCGTGCCGTGGCCGACGCCTGCGGAAGGGCCGATCTTCCGCGACGTGCTGCCGCCGGAGTACACCGCCATCGCCCGGGCCAACGGCATCGTGACGGCCGGGATCGTGGAAGCGAGCGGCATCGTCGAAGACAACCAGTGGATCCTCGACCTGGTCCGGCACGACAGGTTCTATTCGTTCTTCGTCGGCAACCTCGAGATCGGCGCATCGACCTTCGCCCGCGACCTGGCGCGTTTCGCGCGCGACCCGCGCTTCGTGGGAATCCGCGGCTATCTCACGGGTCCGGCCGAAGGCATCACGCTCAGCCCGGCACAGCTGGCCAGCCTGCGCGACCTGGCACGGCGCGGCATGACGCTCGACATCATCAGCCGAGGGACGAAGAACCCGAAGGATCAGGTGCAGGCGCTGTGCACTGCGGTGCCCGACCTGCGCATCATCATCGACCACCTGGGTGGCGCCAAGGGTCCCCCGCCTGTCGATCCCACGTGGGAACTGGAGATTCGCCGACTCGCCGACGTCTGCCCGAACGTGCACATGAAGTTCTCGTCGTTCTATGACATGTACGCCCCAGGCGACGTGGTCTTCCCGTCCCCGACCGACCTCGCCTCGTACAAGGCGCACTTCGACGTGCTGATGACCGCTTTCGGCGCCGACCGCCTGATCTGGGGCAGCAACTGGCCGGTGATCGGCTTGCACGGCACCTTCGAGGCGCAGATCGCCATCGCCGAGGAATACCTCGCCCCGATGGGCACCGAGGTGCGCGACAAGGTGATGTTCAAGAACGCCCTCGCGTTCTATCGCCGGCACAGGCCGGACCGTCACCACCACGAGTGA
- a CDS encoding L-fuconate dehydratase: MTTIRSLRVLDVRFPTSQHLDGSDAMNADPDYSAAYVVLETDQPGLEGHGLTFTIGRGNDICCAAIEAMRHLLVGLDLEWIAADMGRFWRHVTSDSQLRWIGPDKGVIHLATGAVVNAAWDLWAKAEGKPVWRLVADMSPEQLVRCIDFRYITDCITPDAALALLHERANGKAERLADLLANGYPCYTTSAGWLGYDDEKLRRLAQEAVDAGFSHIKLKVGRDRADDVRRLRIAREVLGPDRQLMIDANQVWDVDQAIDWLQDLRFAKPWFIEEPTSPDDVEGHRRIRDAMRGAMQVATGEMCQNRIMFKQFIMRGAVDVVQIDACRLGGVNEVLAVMLMAARHGLKVCPHAGGVGLCEYVQHLSMIDYLCIAGTKEGRVIEYVDHLHEHFVDPCVVRGAAYMPPSRPGYSIEMKQSSLDRHVFRG, encoded by the coding sequence ATGACCACGATCCGCTCCCTGCGCGTGCTCGACGTGCGCTTTCCCACCTCGCAGCACCTCGACGGCTCCGACGCGATGAACGCGGACCCGGACTACTCGGCGGCCTATGTGGTCCTGGAGACCGATCAACCCGGCCTCGAGGGGCACGGTCTCACCTTCACCATCGGGCGCGGCAACGACATCTGCTGCGCGGCGATCGAGGCGATGCGCCATCTCCTGGTCGGCCTCGATCTGGAGTGGATCGCCGCGGACATGGGCCGCTTCTGGCGCCACGTCACCTCGGACAGCCAGCTGCGCTGGATCGGGCCGGACAAGGGCGTGATCCACCTGGCCACGGGCGCGGTCGTGAACGCGGCCTGGGACCTGTGGGCCAAGGCCGAAGGCAAGCCCGTCTGGCGCCTGGTGGCCGACATGTCGCCCGAGCAGCTGGTGCGCTGCATCGACTTCCGCTACATCACCGACTGCATCACCCCCGATGCGGCGCTGGCGCTGCTGCACGAGCGCGCGAACGGCAAGGCCGAGCGACTCGCCGACCTGCTCGCGAACGGCTATCCCTGCTACACGACGTCGGCCGGCTGGCTGGGCTACGACGACGAGAAGCTGCGCCGACTTGCGCAGGAAGCGGTCGATGCCGGCTTCTCGCACATCAAGCTCAAGGTCGGCCGTGACCGCGCCGACGACGTGCGCCGCCTGCGCATCGCGCGCGAGGTGCTCGGCCCGGACCGGCAGCTCATGATCGATGCGAACCAGGTGTGGGACGTCGACCAGGCCATCGACTGGCTCCAGGACCTGCGCTTCGCGAAGCCGTGGTTCATCGAGGAGCCGACCAGCCCCGACGACGTCGAGGGTCATCGCCGCATCCGCGACGCGATGCGTGGCGCCATGCAGGTGGCCACCGGCGAGATGTGCCAGAACCGCATCATGTTCAAGCAGTTCATCATGCGCGGCGCGGTGGATGTGGTGCAGATCGACGCCTGCCGGCTCGGCGGCGTCAACGAGGTGCTGGCCGTCATGCTCATGGCCGCCCGGCACGGCCTGAAGGTGTGCCCGCACGCCGGCGGCGTCGGCCTGTGCGAGTACGTGCAGCACCTGTCGATGATCGACTACCTCTGCATCGCCGGGACCAAGGAAGGCCGCGTGATCGAGTACGTCGACCACCTGCACGAGCACTTCGTCGACCCCTGCGTCGTGCGCGGGGCGGCGTACATGCCGCCGAGCCGGCCCGGCTATTCGATCGAGATGAAGCAGTCGTCGCTCGATCGCCACGTGTTCCGCGGCTGA
- a CDS encoding LysR family transcriptional regulator, with translation MLPRIDEEITFRKLEILLAFMETGNLTRAAEQLGVSAVSVHRALHSLETGTRCKLFRLEGRNLQPNDAAHALADVARDVLRTMAEGIRSTRELAGYAADRIRIGSLYSLTSGTLPALVMELKLRKPDIQTELVLGSNEDLLRKLRDGAIDACLMGLPEGGSDIESQPLFEDDIFFAAPATSALAGRGEVDLGTCADERFVSLTEGFVTYSGFIDAFRMAGFTPTVVMRTGDIFSLMNLVGGGIGCTLLPGRVRGVLPAGVKLVPLSEKYRIRQQIAVSFLRSRERDPNLLALLAASRKVKAGLN, from the coding sequence ATGCTGCCTCGCATCGACGAAGAGATCACGTTCCGCAAGCTCGAGATCCTGCTCGCCTTCATGGAGACCGGCAACCTCACGCGGGCGGCGGAGCAGCTCGGCGTGAGCGCGGTGAGCGTCCACCGTGCGCTGCACTCGCTGGAGACAGGCACGCGGTGCAAGCTCTTTCGCCTCGAAGGCCGCAACCTGCAGCCGAACGACGCGGCACACGCGCTGGCCGACGTCGCGCGCGACGTGCTGCGCACGATGGCCGAAGGGATCCGGTCCACGCGCGAGCTGGCCGGCTACGCCGCCGACCGCATCCGCATCGGCTCGCTCTATTCGCTGACCAGCGGTACCCTGCCGGCGCTCGTCATGGAGCTGAAGCTGCGCAAGCCGGACATCCAGACCGAGCTCGTGCTCGGCTCGAACGAAGACCTGCTGCGCAAGCTGCGCGACGGTGCCATCGACGCCTGTCTCATGGGACTGCCCGAGGGCGGATCGGACATCGAGTCGCAGCCGCTGTTCGAAGACGACATCTTCTTCGCGGCGCCGGCCACGTCGGCGCTCGCGGGACGAGGGGAAGTGGACCTGGGCACGTGCGCGGACGAACGCTTCGTCAGCCTCACCGAAGGCTTCGTGACCTACAGCGGCTTCATCGACGCCTTCCGCATGGCCGGATTCACTCCGACGGTCGTCATGCGCACCGGCGACATCTTCTCGCTGATGAACCTCGTGGGCGGCGGCATCGGCTGCACGCTGCTGCCGGGTCGTGTGCGGGGCGTGCTCCCGGCCGGCGTCAAGCTGGTGCCGCTGTCCGAGAAGTACCGCATCCGCCAGCAGATCGCGGTGAGCTTCCTGCGCTCGCGCGAGCGTGATCCGAACCTGCTGGCCTTGCTGGCGGCAAGCCGCAAGGTCAAGGCCGGGCTCAACTGA
- a CDS encoding transporter substrate-binding domain-containing protein — protein sequence MIRRSTLLKCTVALAAVAAMASAHADLFDDIKAAKKIRIAIDLGVPPYGMTDGQMNPTGSDVETARLLAKDLGVELEIVQTTGANRIPFLQTGKADIVVSSLSVTPEREKVIDFSVPYAQILSVIAGPKNVPIKGFEDLAGKRVATTRGTTNDKLATEGAKGAQIVRFDDDATLITAVASGQVEVVATSPALVKTIRDSAPQRDIEVKFVMKGFPLGIGMRKGEAKLQGWINEWIQTNTTNGLLAAIHKKFHG from the coding sequence ATGATCCGTCGTTCCACGTTGCTCAAGTGCACTGTGGCGCTCGCCGCCGTCGCCGCCATGGCCAGCGCGCATGCCGACCTGTTCGACGACATCAAGGCCGCGAAGAAGATCCGCATCGCCATCGATCTCGGCGTGCCGCCGTACGGCATGACCGACGGGCAGATGAACCCCACCGGCTCCGACGTCGAGACCGCGCGCCTGCTGGCCAAGGACCTCGGGGTCGAACTCGAGATCGTGCAGACGACCGGCGCCAACCGCATCCCCTTCCTGCAGACCGGCAAGGCGGACATCGTGGTCTCGTCGCTGTCGGTCACGCCCGAGCGCGAGAAGGTCATCGACTTCTCCGTGCCTTACGCGCAGATCCTGTCCGTGATCGCGGGTCCGAAAAACGTCCCCATCAAGGGATTCGAAGACCTGGCGGGCAAGCGGGTGGCGACCACGCGCGGCACGACGAACGACAAGCTCGCGACCGAGGGGGCCAAGGGCGCGCAGATCGTTCGCTTCGACGACGACGCGACGCTGATCACGGCCGTCGCCAGCGGCCAGGTGGAGGTTGTCGCCACGTCACCGGCACTCGTCAAGACGATCCGCGACAGCGCCCCCCAGCGTGACATCGAGGTCAAGTTCGTCATGAAGGGCTTCCCGCTGGGCATCGGCATGCGCAAGGGAGAGGCCAAGCTGCAGGGATGGATCAACGAGTGGATCCAGACGAACACCACCAACGGTCTGCTCGCGGCGATCCACAAGAAGTTCCACGGCTGA